From the Lolium rigidum isolate FL_2022 chromosome 2, APGP_CSIRO_Lrig_0.1, whole genome shotgun sequence genome, one window contains:
- the LOC124687127 gene encoding uncharacterized protein LOC124687127, with protein MIRLRLHPCPSFSPPPPHPALRRHLAASPLPKLPFPIPSAVAALRVRNPPLRLAVGRAVSGERRLGVDEEDLGEALAKTRQLVECAMFASVAGLAYFLSNSLAIENYFSCFFPLPIVISSLRWGLAAGRKTMVATVLLLFTLSGPVKASTYLLMHGVVGLAMGTMWRLETNWIVSIILCSIIRAVGACGYVLVSSFLIRENILQLITVNIHASLTFILAAAGVNAIPSMDAIYVIFGTLLLLNCAFFVFILHIIYTIFLTKLGIKPSVRLPRWLDKAILS; from the exons AtgattcgccttcgcctccatccTTGCCCGAGCTTCTCCCCGCCTCCACCCCACCCCGCTCTTCGCCGCCACTTGGCCGCCTCCCCACTCCCAAAGCTTCCCTTTCCAATTccatccgccgtcgccgctctccGGGTTCGAAACCCTCCGCTTCGGCTCGCCGTCGGCCGAGCGGTCTCCGGAGAGCGACGGCTGGGCGTGGATGAGGAGGACCTGGGCGAGGCACTCGCCAAGACACGGCAACTCGTGGAGTGCGCCATGTTCGCATCCGTTGCTGGCCTCGCCTACTTCCTAAGCAACTCCCTCGCCATCGAG AATTACTTTAGTTGCTTTTTTCCATTGCCAATAGTCATCTCCTCCTTGAGATGGGGACTAGCAGCTGGCAGGAAAACTATG GTGGCTACTGTTTTACTGCTATTCACATTGTCTGGCCCTGTAAAAGCGTCAACTTATCTG CTTATGCATGGAGTAGTTGGTCTGGCCATGGGTACTATGTGGAG GTTGGAGACCAATTGGATTGTTTCCATTATACTTTGCTCAATT ATCCGTGCTGTGGGAGCTTGCGGGTATGTTTTAGTGTCATCGTTCCTGATAAGAGAAAATATTCTTCAATTG ATAACCGTTAACATACATGCCTCCTTGACGTTCATTCTGGCGGCGGCTGGTGTTAACGCAATTCCTTCCATGGATGCAATATATGTAATCTTTGGGACGCTG CTTCTACTTAACTGCGCGTTCTTTGTCTTCATACTGCATATAATTTACACGATCTTCCTGACTAAGCTTGGAATCAAGCCTTCAGTGAGACTTCCAAGATGGCTGGACAAAGCAATTTTGAGTTGA